In one Candidatus Leptovillus gracilis genomic region, the following are encoded:
- a CDS encoding glycosyltransferase family 39 protein, giving the protein MTSETSDFKVEAAFANQPNVAARLTVGDALFGLVGLLAAVLRLVGLNSLPLSPAEAEQALTVWRFWQPGQTAVIPLSPAYFSLTAVLSQVLGFSDATMRLVPALFGVALALLPWLLRARLGVVGALVTAVFLAVSPITTVVARTAGGESIALFAALLLLVAWVRWQDSGDGRWAITLAAAVGLGLTSAPLFYTGMAALGVAWFWQMTIGPRWQQPTEQEGRETAVWSRAALVGLFIFLALTTTFLFNISGIGAAAALLADWLQQFGRSEAVAVTTPFLAVARYEIGLLVVGLAAVLWVSWSGHPIGRLALYWLVGVLGLMLLQQGVIHNAALLAPAGYLLIGSFSGSVIGGHIHRRGWALTGGLLLIWALMFVNISRFLRVSVFQPTNLTHVWIAIFGLTLALTTIYFLITWDHHSTYQGILLSVLALLLFYAWGTSWWLTQKAANDPRETWVTTGTANDVPVLLRQITTLSWQIARSPTDIDIFSTVQSPVLAWYLRDFPGFQMGALPAAATTSLILTPDAAEPAFGGDYMGTAYNLAQTGVIAGGFSQSPILDTLRWWLFQESTAVPEPQRLILWLRADLAQ; this is encoded by the coding sequence ATGACAAGCGAGACGAGCGATTTCAAAGTGGAAGCAGCGTTTGCCAACCAGCCAAATGTGGCGGCGCGGTTAACGGTGGGCGACGCGCTGTTTGGGCTGGTCGGTCTGCTGGCGGCCGTGCTGCGGCTGGTGGGATTGAACAGCCTGCCGCTGTCGCCAGCCGAAGCCGAACAGGCGTTAACGGTGTGGCGCTTCTGGCAGCCAGGGCAAACGGCCGTCATCCCCCTCAGCCCGGCCTATTTTTCGCTGACGGCCGTTCTGAGTCAGGTTTTGGGCTTCAGCGATGCCACCATGCGGCTGGTCCCGGCCCTGTTTGGCGTGGCCCTGGCGCTGCTGCCCTGGCTGCTGCGGGCGCGGTTGGGCGTGGTAGGGGCATTGGTGACGGCCGTTTTCCTGGCCGTCTCACCCATCACCACCGTTGTGGCGCGCACAGCCGGCGGCGAAAGCATCGCCCTGTTTGCCGCGCTGCTGCTGCTGGTCGCCTGGGTGCGCTGGCAAGATTCGGGTGACGGCCGTTGGGCCATTACCCTGGCGGCGGCAGTGGGCCTGGGTCTGACCAGCGCGCCGCTGTTTTACACCGGGATGGCCGCCCTGGGCGTGGCCTGGTTCTGGCAAATGACCATTGGCCCCCGCTGGCAGCAGCCCACAGAACAAGAAGGGAGAGAAACGGCCGTGTGGTCCCGCGCGGCGCTGGTCGGATTATTCATCTTCCTGGCCCTGACCACCACCTTTTTATTCAACATTTCCGGCATCGGCGCGGCGGCGGCGCTGTTGGCCGACTGGCTGCAACAGTTCGGCCGTTCTGAAGCGGTCGCCGTCACCACCCCCTTCCTGGCGGTGGCCCGATACGAGATAGGTCTGCTGGTTGTTGGCCTGGCGGCCGTCCTGTGGGTTAGCTGGAGTGGACACCCCATCGGCCGACTGGCGCTGTATTGGCTGGTGGGCGTCCTGGGGTTGATGCTGCTGCAACAGGGTGTCATCCACAATGCCGCTCTGCTTGCCCCGGCCGGTTATTTGCTGATTGGCAGTTTTAGCGGCAGCGTCATTGGCGGCCACATTCACCGGCGCGGTTGGGCATTAACCGGCGGGCTGCTGCTGATTTGGGCGCTGATGTTTGTCAACATCAGCCGTTTTTTGCGCGTCAGCGTCTTTCAACCCACCAACCTGACCCATGTCTGGATCGCCATTTTTGGCCTGACGTTGGCCCTGACCACCATCTATTTCCTGATCACCTGGGACCATCATTCCACCTACCAGGGCATTTTATTGAGCGTATTGGCGCTGCTGCTTTTTTACGCCTGGGGCACAAGCTGGTGGCTGACGCAAAAAGCGGCCAACGACCCCCGCGAAACCTGGGTGACGACGGGAACGGCCAACGATGTTCCCGTCTTGCTCCGGCAAATCACTACGTTGTCCTGGCAAATTGCCCGCAGCCCAACCGACATAGATATTTTCAGCACAGTACAATCGCCAGTTCTAGCCTGGTATCTGCGCGATTTCCCCGGTTTTCAGATGGGCGCGCTGCCCGCGGCGGCCACCACCAGCCTGATTCTGACACCGGATGCCGCTGAACCGGCTTTTGGCGGCGATTACATGGGCACGGCTTACAATCTGGCGCAAACGGGCGTCATCGCCGGCGGCTTTAGCCAATCGCCGATTTTAGACACGCTGCGCTGGTGGTTGTTTCAAGAGAGCACGGCCGTCCCAGAGCCGCAGCGCCTCATCTTATGGCTGCGAGCGGATTTAGCCCAATGA
- a CDS encoding RNA polymerase sigma factor produces MSVSDPHALPWPTDEAAPTYADPHIQALIQRCLAAEELAYVALYNEYAEMIYRLNFSLLQHREDAEEVLQDSFEYAFRQLRQYDPHKASFKTWLYRIAISRCRNKRRRKWLPTFSLSQLLPREDVADEQTPTPPEAAQLNARQQMVWQALQELSPKLRETAVLRYYENLTYPEIAAILDIPTKTAESRMRLAHAALRELLAEEP; encoded by the coding sequence ATGAGCGTCAGCGACCCCCACGCCCTGCCCTGGCCGACCGACGAGGCTGCGCCCACCTATGCCGATCCGCACATTCAGGCATTAATTCAGCGCTGCCTGGCCGCCGAGGAGCTGGCCTACGTCGCCCTGTACAACGAATACGCTGAGATGATTTACCGGCTGAACTTCAGCCTATTGCAGCACCGGGAAGACGCCGAAGAGGTGCTGCAAGACAGCTTTGAATACGCTTTTCGTCAACTGCGCCAGTACGATCCCCACAAGGCGTCGTTTAAGACCTGGCTGTATCGCATCGCCATCAGCCGCTGCCGCAACAAACGGCGGCGCAAATGGCTGCCCACTTTTTCGCTGAGCCAACTGCTGCCGCGGGAGGATGTGGCCGACGAGCAGACGCCCACGCCGCCGGAAGCGGCGCAGTTAAACGCGCGGCAGCAAATGGTCTGGCAAGCGCTGCAAGAGTTGTCGCCAAAGCTGCGGGAAACGGCCGTGCTGCGCTATTACGAGAATCTCACTTATCCAGAAATCGCCGCCATCCTGGATATTCCCACCAAAACGGCCGAGTCGCGGATGCGGCTGGC